The genomic interval TAAAAGCAGTCAGCAGGCAGATCCATGCCTGgaactcaggtctcctgactACAGGTTCCCCCAAGCCCCGCAAAGCCTCATCCAGGGATGGTGCTGGATGGGGAGATATCCTCAACCCCCGGAGCTCCTCGTGTCTCCCCATTCCTTCTATGAGGGCAGATTCCAGTCTGTGGGTCCCCTCATGGCCTCCCacatgtcctcttttttttctccaaggaAACTTTCTGAAGAGGAGAGCCCCTTCCCACCCATTTCCATCCTTTTCCTCCTGGCCTGCATCTTTCTCAGCAAGCTTCTGGCAGCCAGCGCTCTCTGGGCTGCAGCCTGGCATGGGCAGAAACGGAGGACACCCCATGCCAGTGGGCTGGACTGTGGCCATGACCCAGGTTACCAGCCCCAAACCTTGACAGGTGAGCTTGGAGAGCACGGTGGCCGCTGGGGGCTGGTGAGGTGGTGCTGAGAGGGGCCAAGTGAGTACTCTGTCTGTTGCAGAGCTGAGAGACACGTGACAGGAGGACCCACGGTGGAGGAGAGGCCCAGGAGAGGTCTGCACGGACCACCCCAGCCTGCTGCACACCCGCCCCTTGGCCACCAAGTCTCCTGGTTCTGCTTTCGCAAAAGGCCACTCTGCCTGTACCCTGCTTCTCTTGGCCCCTGGAAGCAGGGatttgtgcgtgtgtgcacgtgtgtgtgtgtgtgtgtgcgtgtgtgcatgggAGGTGGGAAGGACATCTACCAACTCTGGACATTGGACATTAAACACTCTCACAAATAAATCCAAGACTTCATGCTTAACTGATGGTTTAGGGCGTCATGAAGGTCTCTTTTGCTACAGGGCTAGGAGAGTGAATTCAGATGAGGAAAAGATAAAAGGTCTGGCTCCTTGGGGCCTAGGGTTTTAGGATATCATGTCCCTCCATTCCCACAGGCTCCAAACTGGCCaatctttttattcttctctctccctcccagagaTCTGATTACCAAGCCCTGCCTCCTCCTGTGGAATTTCTCTagcatcctctcctctcctcctcctgcctcctgtcCATCAGTTTCCTAGGATTACTGCTgggccccctgccccaggcccccttcctccctccacccccctcaAGTCCATCCAATTCCCAGCTGACTCAAACCTCTAGCAAACCTAGAGGTTTGCTTTTATCATGTTACTCCGCCTCCGGAGAAATGGCAAGGGACTGGGTTGCAGAGTGCAGCGAACCAGAGCTGGGGACTACTGGTGCAAGCCCCTTATCCTGTGGAAGGGAAACTGCGACTCAAAAGGGAAAGGATTTACCCAAAGTCCCTCGTAGAGCCTGGAAATCCTACTTTCACTTGGCGTTCAAGATGTCCTTCCCTCTAGCTCAATCCTactcatttatttgtatatttattcaataaatattttccgTGCCAGGTACTAGTCTAGGCATTGGGGacataacagtgaacaaaacaagcaAAGATTTCTGCCCACACAGAGCCATGTTCTAGTGGGAAGAGAGCAGACAAACAGAGTAAGTCAGTCAGTCAGATGGTTAGGAGTACGGGGAGTGCAGAAGGCGCGGGGGATGATGCAATTCTGAAGAGCAGTCAGAAGGAACCGTTTGAGAAACGCTTTGAGGAAGCAAGGGGGGAAGAGTGCCAGGCAGCTCAGggaaccttctctctctcttcaacaCACACACGCCACCTGAGGTGGAGTGAGGAGAATGGGATGGACACTACCCTGAGAGTGGGTTGCCCCGAAGAGGAGGAAGCAAGTTGGCCACATCCTCAGGTTCTCTGTCCTGGGCCTCAGGGAGGTGGAAGCCCAGGAGCCCCTGTGGCCATGGCCACACTGGGCTGCGTTGCCCCCTAAGCTGGGTGTGGGTACCTGGGGTTTTGAATCACTGGGAAGGAGCCCCTGATGCAGTCCTGTGTTCCAGCCTCATGTCAACACATCACTCCCCTAATTGcagtcctgccccagccctgcctcaccCACTCCCTGCTTAGGCTGCTCTGCCGTCTCTGTCCCCAGCTCCAGGACTCTGGTCCAGTCTGTGTTTCCCTGGTGTCCCTGACTCAGCGGCACATGAAACTTCCCCATCGGGTCCTGGGGCAGTCGTCTCCTTCCTGCAGACACAGGCACAGTCTAGGAGCCAAGGCTGAGAAGAGCCCAAACTGAGCCCCCTGCACCTCCCTCGCTCCCGCCCGGTCTGGGCACCGAGAGTGATGAGATGGAAGGGGAGGCTCCAGGATGTGCCTGGTGGTGGAGTGCCGCCGGAACTTTCCTCCCCTTGGGAACTCAGCCTTTTCTCCTGCCTGCTCTGCCATGTCAGAGACATCTACCCTGGGATTCAGATCGCCACCAGGATCCCCTGCCTTGGACTCTCTGGAGTGCACACTGAACAGAAGGGGTTTTCCAATTTCAAGTTTGCCTCCTACTAAGAAAACTTAAGCAAATTCCttaactcctctgagcctcagggtccttgcatgtaaaaacaaacaaaaaacccaacagcaaaccaaaacaaaacaactctacTTTGGTGGGTTTTTATGCGATTGAAAGGAATAACATTAAAGTCCTGGCCagatgtctggcacatagtaggtcctggATAAGCGCtggcttccttcctcttctctaatGCCCAATGATAGGACACCTCCCTGGATCCTGGCCACCTCTGTCCTAGGTACCCAGCACCTACCATATCTGTtttaggcactcagtaaatattgaagAGAGGTCTCCTCCTCACACAATGCTCCCACATGGCTTGTTagtgtgaaaataattttcttgtaaggaaatcaaagaaagcttgATACATGCTGGCAGGACAGATATACGTACTTCCATATCACTCACTGGGGAGACCCATCTGTCCAGTTAGCCGGAGACTCTGCCAGTGTTAGCACTGAAGGTCCTGTCTCCTGGAAAGACCCCCAGTGTCAGGTAAACAGGGACAGCTGGTCACCCCATCACCATGTCCATGAGGCTCAGCTTAACGCAGAAGCCGGCTTTCTCGGGCTCCTGCTCCCAGTTTCCCATTCTCAACTCCCTTGCtcctggagaaaggagagaggaagagagaggggaggaggagagaaaagaggacagaggagggagggaggctggcttTTTCATGCCCCTTTCCAGGTGTGACCATCTAGGTCAGAGCAGTGTGTCCTCCCAGCCATCCCCACCTTGACTGCTCCTGTCTCTCTGAGCACTGGTGCTCCCCCGGTGTCAGCAGGTTTATTACTCACATTCCATGTAGGATCCCCAAACCCCAGTTCTGCACAAGGTGACGTGAATGAGGGCCAGATGGTCCCTGTGCAGGGAGTGGGTTTGTGTCATAGGACAGGAACCCCAAATTATGAGACTTGGAGCTTATATAGAACATCTGCATGTTGGCCCTTCTTCctctctggagagagagagagagagagagagagacagagacagagagagagacagagagagagacagagagagagacagagaggtctTCACTCTGGAACATGAACTAATCttctccagggagggaggggaaggatggaAGCAAATCTCTCTGGAGCTGACACACTGTCTCTAACTCCCAAGGCATGTTTGCTCTTCAATCGCCCTGGAACAAAGCTTGGTGAGTGCCCTTTCCTGGGAAGGCCCGAAAATGTCCATAGAGAACTGTCTCCTAACAAAGAGGATAATGCattcatgaaacaaaaataatatgctATAAATAAGAAATGCTTGGAGAATAACAAGTCTTGTAAATTAAAAGCACTAAGGGATAAAAATCTGAAGGACAAGGAGAGAAGGgatggaagaaaaagatgaagataTCTTCTAGGAATCAGAACAAAAAGATGGAAACTGAGAGAGAAAAGCTATGAAGATGAGATGAATACATGAGGTTCAATATCCAACTAATTATCAAAGCAATAACACAAATCCTAGAACTGGAGCACGTGGTCCACACTCAAAGTGTCTAGGGAGTGCGCATCTGAGGGAATGAAGACAGGCCAGCCCAGGGCGCACGGTCAAGGTGGGGCTTCCAGGACGATCTCCTGAGAACTTGGGTGGGGCACTCACACAGAATTTAAAATCAAGATGGCCTCGGGCCATGAGAAGGACACTATacttccctccttcacagctctgcCTCATCGGATTCTATATTTGGAATACCCTGAGGACCATCTTCACCCTTTCTCTAATGCTCTCTGGTTGTCACAATCCTCCCCCCGCTCTTCATTCCTTAGGGGTGGGCAGGCTCCCAGCCTTCTGTTTTTCCTTGGGTCTTCTCACCCTACCTTGCCCATTCTTACCCTCAGGGATTGTTCCTGAGCACTGAACCAACCAGGGCTTGGAAGAGCTCCTTCTCCCCACCCATGGAGGGGCCCACCAGTGCCTGCTTCCCAGCCCATGGTCACTGAGAACCCCACGTGACCGTCTGAGGCAAAAGTTTCCTGCCCCCAGGGGAATGCTGTGTCAGTGCCCAGGCAAGCCCCAGAGCTGACATCTCCCTGCCCAGCCATGGGCCCCAACCTGCTCCTGCTGCTGTTCCTGGGACTAGCAGGTAAGCTTCAGAAGGAGCTGCACTCTGGGTCCCCACATACCCCGCTCCACGCCCAGGAATAACGGGCATTACCATGGCAACAATAACATGTAGGCCCACAAGGTGGACCTCTAGATCCCTGTGCCCCTATGCAGTGGGTGGGCCAGGAGGTGCCCTGTCCAACATCCCTGCAACTTTCCTTCCCTAGGCCAGGGCTCGGCTGGCAGCCTCCCTGAGGTGCTGCAGGCGCCTGTGGGGAGCTCCATCCTGGTGCAGTGCCACTACCGACTCCAGGATGTCAAGGCTCGAAAGGTGTGGTGCCGGTTCCTGCCAGAGGGATGCCAGCCCTTGGTGTCGTCAGCTGTGGATCGCAGGGCCCCAGCCAGCAGCCGCATATTTCTCACTGACCTGGGGGGTGGCCTGCTCCAGGTGGAGATGGTTACCCTACAGGAGGAGGATGCCGGAGAGTACGGCTGCGTGGTAGAGGGAATCTCAGGGCCCCAGACTGTGCACAGAATCAGTCTGGATGTGCTCCCTGCAGGTGAGTTATCTCAGCCTGGCCACCACTGCTCTAACCTGCCTTCCTGCCCCACCAGCTGCTCTTGGGTCGTTGGTGGGTAGGGGCCCTTGTGGGGGAGGAACTGGGAGCAGATATCCTTTTGACAGCTCTGCAGGAAACGGAAACCAAACTGGGTGAGAAGTCTGAGATAAACCAGCCACACAGCAGTCCCCTTTCCCCTCCCGCACAAGTGGGTCTCCCCACAGGAAGGCAAATTCTCTTTCCCCACTCAGGGCCTTGGCCTCCTTGTCCAGCATTTTCAACATACTTGATGCTATTATTTTGCttagaaatgttttaaacaaagttttaatTCAGACATATCAACTGGAATTAAGTTTTTTACATCTTCCAGGTTTTTATTGCTGTAATAACAAGTCTGATGGCTTAAAAACTATTGaatttatatcttatttaattttataggtCTTCACTGAGCATCTAGTATGTGCCTCACCTACAGGCAGGGTACATTCAATGCCTGAATTCCTTCAACTCATTCAGTTTTACAAACAGAAAATAGTGTCAGCAACAGTTAATATTATAGGGTTGAGAACAGTTAATATTCTCAACCCTATTTTCAGTATAGAAACTATGTTCACAGGTTTCATTTTCACAGGCTATAACTTTCTCATGTCTAAGTATTTATTgaaagtacattttaaagtagTAAATTTTTCCCATAAACATAGGATATTGTAAAAAAAGAAGTGCTCTGTCGGGAACGCGGTCAGCTACCTGAGGAAGCAGAAACTGTCCTACCTTGCACTTGTGGATGCtgacattgttttcattttcaggtcTTCCTTTTTCAAGTAATTTGTGCCAAATgcccaaaataatgaaattaagaaaggcatttttccttctctcagttttttctccatcttttaatTACGAGGATGGACTAAGCTCTCATTAGAATCCCTCTTGAGTCcacaattattatttatattataaatatacttcTGTTAACCCTAGTCATCCTTTGTTCTCCTTCTTCCTTGACACTAAGCTTTAGTAACTCAAGATTACAACTCCCTAAATGGCAAGCTGTGACAAGACAATGCACTGGGAATACGTGGCAGGGAGACAGGTGCCTGAAGTGGGGCAGGTGCTGAGGACCCCAACAGCTGTAGAGAATGGATGTTCAGGCAGGCAGGTAGAGCACAGTATCTAGGGAGGATGTGGGTGATTTAAAAAACTCCAGGAGATCAGGACATATGCAGCAAGATTGGGGCCATAGCGTCTCCAGTTCCTGGATTGGAATGGGTTGGGTAGTGGGAATGGTGAATCTCTGAGAACATGGCAAGCCTCTCCTCTCAGAGGGTCTAGAAGGACTGCCCGGGTTCCCAAGGCAGATCCTCAGGCCCAGAGAAACCAACCCTGAGTCCCACAGACAGAAGTTAAGCATGTTGTTGGGATGACAGAAACCTTGTCACAAAACTAAGTCTCAGGGTCCAAGCAAGGCTCTCAGCAAGGATCAGTTGGCATTGTGTCACATCAGGGCTGACCCTAAGTTCCTTAGCTCCTGAGTGCAGAGCTTGGGGTGGGGCTCAGCCAGCCTGCAGGGGCGGTCACAGGGTTGCAGGTATGTGGAGAGGTCTAGCAGGCTGGGCTGAGGCCCCTTTGGAGAACAAGTGATGAGAGCCAGGAGCAAGGTCTCCAATGAGATGAGTGAGGTTGGGTAGGGAGGTGGGCACAGATTACCCAGTAGGGTTTCTGCATAGTCTGAGCAGCCTGGGTACAGGGGGAGCAGGTGGAGAAGAAATGCAGGGGGGGAGGGTTGGGAGCTGGTGGTAAAGGGGAAAGTGAGCATATTCACAACCAGATAAAGACATAAAGAGGCCATTCCCTGACCTCCAGAATGAGAGGCCCCTAAGGAATATCCCAAGCACCGCTTCTTTGTGTTCCTTACTTGGGACTTCTCCTTCCTCAGCTCTACTCCCCCAGTCCCTCAGATCTCAATAGGCCCTTGAACCCTGCCCACAATGGGTATGTTCTCATTAAGTATTTCCTTCTGACTCAGCTCCTGGCCTGAAAGAGAAGGACGAGGAGACCCATCAGGTCGGGAGTCTGGCTGACATCTCCTCTTCAGATCCTGTAGGCAGTGCCAGCCCTTTGGATCCCAGCCGAGATAAGAAGAGGTACTGACAAGAACTGTTATTTGGGTAGCtgggaaggggtggtggtgaaGATACGGCTTGTTTAGAGCCCCAGACTAAACTGAAAAGAAACTTTATGATTCTTTCCACTCCTGGGGAATTTCTGaccaggcagacagacagacagacttcCCTCCCAGTTCAGCACTGACCCCTTCATCCCAGATCTCCAGCCAGGATACCCTGATAGtgtctctctctgccctgcctgaGTCTGTCCTCCTCATTCCATTCCAAAAATCTTTCTCCAACCGTGGCTCACCAAGAACTGCACCTCTGTGCCACTTCTCTAGGATTCCTGGCAAGCAGCTCCGTGCCAGGCTCAGGGCTAAGCTCACCTACTCCTTTGTGTCTCTCAGCAGACCCTTGATTTGGGGTGCTGTGCTCCTGCTGGGCCTGCTGGTGCTGGCGGTGGTGCTGTTTGCTGTGATGGCCAAAAGGAAAGGTACGTAGCTGTCCACCTGCCTATCTCAGAATGGCCCCCTGGTCCTGTATCAGCCAGTCTTGAATTCAAGGCTGAGAATCTAGGTCTGCTCCCCCTACAGATGTGCTTCAGTAAGGGTCCCCAGACCCTAGAATTCCCATGGCTGAGGGGTAGAGGAGAGCAAAGAGATTCAGTGGGAGGCGGCCTGGGGAGAAACAGGAATTGGAGAGGGTGAGACAGTGGGATTGGGGACAGGTgactggaggaggtgggggattTCGGGAGATGGATTGAGTGTTGAGGCAGGTTGAGGGGAGCTGTGGAAGCAGTaagtgggtggggggagagttagggctggctgggggtgggggctggggagatggaaggggaaaactttgctggtgggagtggggaaggtgGAGGCTAGGACAGAGGTTTCCAAAGTTTCTGAAGGGCGTGAGGCGGGCACTGAGTCAGCACAAGAAGCAGACTGTGCTTCTGTCCTCTGTCCTGCCAGGGAACAGGCTTTCTGCCTGTGGACGATTTCAGAGCAGTGGAGTCTCAGGCTCGGTAAGAGATCTCCGCAGGCCCCCAGCCAAATTCCCCAGACCCTCCCTCTGCCACAATCACTGAGAAGTCCCAGGATGATGAGGTGGAGAAAAGACTGTGACCCAGTAGAGGTCCAAACCCTCTTCCCAAACGCTGTAAACTTGGCAACAATGGTCTCCTACCTTCCCACCTTGCTATCCACCTTCCCAGATTTGTAGAGAAACTCGGGGCATGAAAATCTTCAAAGTGAAGCCTTCTTGCCCACTGACATACTCAGGATTGAAGAGACAGATCCAGTCTGGTCCTAGGCTTCCCATCTAAGGgaactggggcagagggaggcatTTTCTCTTTGCCTGATTTGCCTGCTTTTGTTACAGGCCCCCTCCTCAGTGGTCCACCACATCAGTGACTCTGGACTGGCTGCTGACTTGCCATCGGATGTACCATATGTTAGGCTTGACTCGCCACCTTCCTTTGACAATAACACCTACACCAACCTTCCTCTTGATTCCCTGTCAGGGAaacacccacccccagccccatcctgtTTGCCCCCTCTGCCTGCTAAGGCTGAGATCTGCTCCAAGCCTGTGACATACGCCACAGTCACCTTCCCTGGAGGGGACAAGAGTGGAGGAGCCTCCTTCGAGCCAGCCCAGGATCCACCTAATAGTGAGATTCCACCCAGCTAAGCTGTTCACCATCCTGTAAACTCACAGAGATCATCCCCAGGGTTCTGTGCAGCCATCCACGCAGTCTGTGCCCTAGATCCTTAGGATATCAGAGCA from Delphinus delphis chromosome 10, mDelDel1.2, whole genome shotgun sequence carries:
- the TREML1 gene encoding trem-like transcript 1 protein, which translates into the protein MGPNLLLLLFLGLAGQGSAGSLPEVLQAPVGSSILVQCHYRLQDVKARKVWCRFLPEGCQPLVSSAVDRRAPASSRIFLTDLGGGLLQVEMVTLQEEDAGEYGCVVEGISGPQTVHRISLDVLPAAPGLKEKDEETHQVGSLADISSSDPVGSASPLDPSRDKKSRPLIWGAVLLLGLLVLAVVLFAVMAKRKGNRLSACGRFQSSGVSGSAPSSVVHHISDSGLAADLPSDVPYVRLDSPPSFDNNTYTNLPLDSLSGKHPPPAPSCLPPLPAKAEICSKPVTYATVTFPGGDKSGGASFEPAQDPPNSEIPPS